The sequence GCGGTGATCAGCTCGCGAGCGTATTCGGCCTGATCGTTATCGACGGACAAGCCCAACAGACCGAAGATCGGCAGCTCGCCCGTTCCACCGAGCAAATCGCGGCCAATCAAGTGCGCCTCGATGCCTTCGCTGGCGAGCATGCCCTTGAGCATTTCACCTTCCATCAGGTTTTCCGGCTCGTAGATTCGCTGCATGGGCGCGCCTCACTCGTTTTCGCTGAAGACTTCCAGATGCCATTCCTCTCCATGAACCTGCAACACGAACGTTATTGGCTGACAACACACCTGACAGTCCTCGATGTAAGTCTGATCTCCACCGGACAGGTCCAGCGTCGTCTCTACTGCTTCCCCACAATAAGGACATTCGTATTCAGCGGTTTCCAGCATCGCGGTCTCCCAAGTGACTTGTGCGTATAATCGCCGGTCTATTTGCAGGGCTATTTTTGTCTGGCTACTTTTTCAGACCGTGCCCCGCGGGTTTTCGATCAAAACCTTTACTTACCCTAGCCGTTTCCAACAAGAGAGCATGATGGGCGAATTCGATGCCATCCGACCTTACGACGACAGCGAAGTACCTGTGGTACTGGCAAGACTGCTCGGCGACAAGGCGTTTCTAGATATCCTCACCCACTTCCGCTTCCCGCGTTTTGCCGGTGCCTTCGGCTGGATGCTCAAACCACTTATAGCCCATCGGCTGCGTCGTGAGTTCGCCGACGTGACGTCGGTGGCGACGTTGCAGGACAAGGTCGAGTCCTACGTCGACCACACCATCGAGCGCGCCACCGACGGCGTGACCTACACCGGTGTCGAGCAATTCAAGTCCGGCAGCGCCTATCTGTTCATCGCCAACCACCGCGATATCGTGATGGACCCGGCCTTCGTCAACTACGCCGTGTACCACGCTGGCCTGCCGACGCCGCGCATCGCGATTGGCGACAACCTGCTGCAAAAACCGTTTGTCAGCGACCTGATGCGTTTGAACAAGAGCTTCATCGTCCACCGTTCGATCACCGGCCGCCGCGAGAAAATGGCTGCGTATCAACTGTTGTCGGCGTACATCAACCACTCGATCCGCAACGATTGCGCGTCGATCTGGATCGCTCAGGCCGAAGGTCGGGCGAAGGACGGCGACGACCGCACCGAGTCGGCGATCCTCAAGATGTTCCACATGAGCCGCAAGGACGAGCCGTTCGGCGAAGTGATCCGCTCGCTGAATGTCACCCCGGTGTCGATCAGCTACGAATACGACCCGTGCGACCAGGCCAAAGCCCGCGAGCTGTACATCCGCGCGACCACCGGCACCTACGCGAAAGCGCCGGGCGAGGATGATGTGAGCATTGCCAAGGGCATCACCGGCTACAAGGGCCGCGTGCATGTGAACTTTGCTGCACCGATCACTGAGCTGTTCGAAGACACCAAGCAATTGGCGGTCGAAATGGACAAG comes from Pseudomonas sp. RU47 and encodes:
- a CDS encoding 1-acyl-sn-glycerol-3-phosphate acyltransferase; translation: MGEFDAIRPYDDSEVPVVLARLLGDKAFLDILTHFRFPRFAGAFGWMLKPLIAHRLRREFADVTSVATLQDKVESYVDHTIERATDGVTYTGVEQFKSGSAYLFIANHRDIVMDPAFVNYAVYHAGLPTPRIAIGDNLLQKPFVSDLMRLNKSFIVHRSITGRREKMAAYQLLSAYINHSIRNDCASIWIAQAEGRAKDGDDRTESAILKMFHMSRKDEPFGEVIRSLNVTPVSISYEYDPCDQAKARELYIRATTGTYAKAPGEDDVSIAKGITGYKGRVHVNFAAPITELFEDTKQLAVEMDKQILGGYRLFPVHYLAYAQWADADPQLHVPKAADVFPADELAKAQEEWQSRLDACPAEHRPYLVLQYATPVRNQYRVKAGLPL
- a CDS encoding putative signal transducing protein, translating into MQRIYEPENLMEGEMLKGMLASEGIEAHLIGRDLLGGTGELPIFGLLGLSVDNDQAEYARELITAYNAALPLPGDEPESFPGTLVC
- a CDS encoding CPXCG motif-containing cysteine-rich protein, whose amino-acid sequence is MLETAEYECPYCGEAVETTLDLSGGDQTYIEDCQVCCQPITFVLQVHGEEWHLEVFSENE